The following is a genomic window from Doryrhamphus excisus isolate RoL2022-K1 chromosome 3, RoL_Dexc_1.0, whole genome shotgun sequence.
GGATCACTGATGGACTTGCAGGACTTTTTGGCGGTGCTtttttgggtttgggtttcTTCATCACTTTGTAAATATTGCCTAAAGGTATAGGCCGCTCTACAGGCGACGGTGGGGGTGAGTCCAAAGTGAGTGGGGGTGTCGAGGATGGGGAAGGAGACTTCAGAAGCAGGTTGAGTGGCCGCTTTGGCAAAGGGGGTTTGACTGCAACAGGTGGCTTAGGTTTTGGTAGAGTAGGAGGTGGACTGACATCGTCTCCAAAGTCTCGACACTGTTGTTCTTCCTCGATGGTGTCCGACGCACCGTCCGGGAAATCCTCGAGATCACCTCGTGAGACAGAGCGAAGCCGAATTGTTTTCAGCTCATTCTGAGTGACCACAGGGAGAACCTGGGAAGAACTGGGGCTGATTTTGCCAGGTTTTGCTGCCGTGGAAGTGTCCGAATGCCGCCGACTAGCCTTTTGTTTTGGCTTGATGGACGACAGCTCCAGGTGGGCATTCCCAGGCATTTCAAAGGATAGTCTGGACCTGGCAGCAGGATCCTTTGGTGACGGTAGCGAAGATTTCCTTTCAGGGATCTTAGGCCGCATCTTACACCCTGATATCCCCACAGAACCGACTCCACCTGGACCTGCTGCATGACTGAGCGGCACGGTCGGGGTTGGAGTTTCGGACTGGCTGGAATATCCACTCGACGGGGACATAAGTCCTGGGGGTTTGAAGGGAGAGGAGGGCTTGATGTCTGTTTCTGTGAGGAGCTGCGAGGGTGACGTGGCTCTGGAAGTGGAAGGGGAGTCTAACGACTCTGAGCTGCCTCTGACTTTCATACATTCAATCACGGTGGTACCTGTTGCTGTGCTGGAGCCTGATAAAGATCTGGAATAAAGAAAAAGGAACGTTATGAAGGCATAGAACAGCTCACAAGGTCAATTAACAGTCCTACCTGTAGGGGTCATTGTTCTTCCAATCCCCGAGCTGCCAGTGAGGTGGGAAAGTTACATCCGCCTCTCTCTCTGGTGGATGCACTTCCAGGTTCGGAGGTCCGTCGCAGCCTGCCCGGCTTCCCTGCTCCCCATGCTGAGTGCCTGATTTGGAGGAGCAGGACGAGCTGGGCAAAAGGAAGTCTGGCTGGAAGTCCGGGAAGTGGTCTCTCGGGATGTGCAGGCTCTTTGGCCGGCCATCTCGATGCAGAGCGCCCCCATGGTGGATCCTTCCTTCAGCCTTGCCAAGATTCTTCACAAGGGACACGCTCCTCACTGGAGGCGGAGGCTTGCGTTTGGACTTTTTGAGAGAAATGGACCGCGAACGCATGCGCAAGCGTCCTTCGGTACCGTAGTCGGAAGCTGTAACAGAAATGGTGTCAGTGGTACTGGCACTGTCCTCAGAACTTCCTCTGGGATAGAGGAGAGCGTAGTTCTCGCCCAAACCCATGAAGTTATGATGTTGCCGTTGGTGCTCTGTAGCTATGGAGACGTTCCCGTTCCCTGCGGATGAAAGAGTCCCGTCTGATTGGTCTGTGCCAATCTCAGTAAAGCAAAAGGAGCCAGAGTCTGTGGGTGTGGAGAGAGAACGTTCCCGGAACTTGAATGCATTTGCTGCCGCGATGGAGCGCGCCGACATCTCCCTTCCCTTCCCCACTTCTCCACCGCCGCACCCTCCTCCCGCACCTCTACCTCCATCTGCCGTGGCCCCCTCTGTTTCACTGCGCCTCCCCATCATGACAGCTGCCAGTGACATCCCTTGCGTATTGTGCCCTCGTCTCCCAGAAGCATCTGACGTGGTTGAGAATGACTGTGAGCTGGCCAAGTGTCCCGAGCTTACTAACATCACGCCTTCCTGAGGCCCACCTCCTGTGTGACCAATGATGCTGTGCTGTTTCGGTGGGACTGCTGGACCTTTCTTCACACTGTAGTTGTAAGGCTCGTTCCACTCTGCGGGAGAGAAGGTGGAGCCTTTAGGTCCATTCCATGTGGTGGAGGGAGTGTTGGAGAAAATTAGTCCAGAGTGGTCCATGCTTCCTGGTCGCTCCACGATGTTCTCTATGAAGAAGGAGCATTAATTGTAACTTAACTCGTTAAGACATGCATAAAAGTGTGTTTCTCCGTCATGCACACCTGCAGGCGAGCTGCCGTCAAGGTCGGAGTGTATCTTCCTCAGGGCAAGGCTCTGGTGAGGGGTGTCCGTGACAGGCTCCAGGGAGCGGGGCTGGTGGAAATGCTCCGCTGGAGAGGGGGACGGGGACGTCGAGTGCTGCAGGAGGTCCACACCATGGAATTTGCCTTCACCTGGAGACCAAGTGATTGAGTGAGATTAATCTCCTACTGTTGCATTTACTTTGTTAATGTCATTTGGGGGCgtcatggcggtctagtggttagcgcgcagacctcacagttaggagacaagggttcaattccaccctcggccatctctgtgtggagtttgcatgttctcctcgtgcatgcgcgtactccggtttcctcccacattccaaaaacatgctaggttaattggccactccaaattgtccataggtatgaatgtgaatggttgtttgtctatgtaccctgtgattggctgtaccccgcctctcgcccgaagacagctgggataggctccagcaccccccgcgaccctcgtgaggaaaagcggtagaaaataaaatgaaatgttatttggcaaaatgcaaaaaattagtGAGGCAAATGAGTCCAAAAAGGCTGaactgatgaaaaaaatgaactgtGGAATTATGTAATCAGAAGCACTGTTTGTGCAAATGCTGACGTAGATGCTTGTCAGTAGGgacacaaagaaaaacacaagagATGCAGATTTGCGATGAATCATACATTGTGTTGTCAAACTCAATAACCTGCTTATTTCAcagaatgtaaacaaagataGTGATAAAAGGAAAAACAGAAAGATGTGTCTTTGTCATGCAGAGACAGCCAAACGACAACAGTCATCTTTACCCTGTTTTATTGCGTTGCCTTGTACACACTTTTAAGTCAAGACGCAATTGGAGGCCGACATGTAAAGCCTCCTCGGGGTTGCGATGAGGGCAGCGAAGACTTGGCAGATTCTCCGCGACCGCTCGCTGCATTTACTTTGACATTTCCTCTCCTTGAATTGCCTCTTCAGTGAAGAGTGTGCACTAAATAAATCGTTTTTGACTCTCCCTGCCTGTTTTCTCACCTGTCTCCAACTGAGATGGCAGGGTGGAATCAGTAATAACTAGGGATGCTGCGATCCATCGGACACTAATCAGTATTTGCTGATTTCCATGAAAAATCATGTGATCATACgccgataaatgcctttcaacggcaaacacaaaacatgatCACCTGTGGTTTGTACTATTGCAGCGTGTAAACCACAGTGTGGGTAGTttcctcctcccactttccttcacactgCGCAGAtgtaccaaaacaaaacaatctgcCGTGAGGAACTTAGCTGACTAGCCTTTGTCAGACATGGAAGACACTCGGTTCACCTACTGCTCTCCACCAATGTACTGTGACATCCGAATTCTCTTAAAAGAAGGCCTCTCATCCTTTTTAAGTGTCAGGAGTGATATATGTTCTCTTGAAAATGTaaagtcaaatatgtttttgtctaaattaagtcATTTAATGATTCATTTTTCATATCATCTAACAGAGGTGCAGCCACAAATTCCGGGCCCCATGAAATAAGTCACCCAAAAAAgtataggacaggggtctcaaacacgcgggacactagtttgaggcccacgcatgttagtgcggcccgcgcaagtttgatatggatgctgaatggtctcatgtacccagaaaaaattattacgtttgattaatgttcatgttaaaggttaaatgactgttaatagttatcctccctatccgtgtggaagtggtaagtttttttaatttatttaagtttaaaggaaataacttgaaggctaccgtttaggtcgctagttctctagtttgcgagttagcatgtgtctcaagaccctgcagttgcgcaatatgttgtaaataaaaaaagtataaatgtgactatagtcgtgttttgtcatgtctacagggctctaataatgctttgttcattttaatctgaaaaaaataatttgtctacccaccaactatatgtggtttcttaagtttttattatttgccattttattattattattatatttatttattactgattgattgattttctttattcttgatttttttttatttttcatcttattttgtgcagaaaaatacaaattaagatatttgagaacagtggaatgttttatcagagcttttcttgtagaaaatcagaaccaaagtttgcatatttttcagtttttaataaatgcgtttttttttttttttggaaagcctgatgcggcccagccttgcccagaccctagccccagtggcctccaggtaaattgagtttgagacccctggtataggaaTCTACGTATCTAGGTATCAGAGCATCCCGGGCAATTATTTCCCTCCATTCACTCTTCTTTCATCCCTCATTTTGTGCTTTTGCTGTCAATAACTCATCGGTGGTTTGTTGTAGCTCACTTTCTTTATTTTAGTGAGGAGAGAGGAAAAGTGGtgagttaccatggcaacagttAGCCAGTTGCCAGCTAACTGTTCGCTCATGTAGAAACAGGCCGTCACAATAACAGGATGACGTATTTAGCAAATATATGCTAAATGTATGCAGAAAAGAAGGCCTTGCCGAGGGAAGGGATGCAGCATCATTATACCTGACCTTCTAGTCCATATGTGGCATCGCATCACCACACCAAACAAAGTGCTCGCAAAAATCTGCATAATCAAGTAATTCCTACTGTATCAAATATTCCTCTAGCATTAAAAGATTAAGAGTGACAGCAGTATTATATACAGGATAAATTGCACAAGTACTCTCACTAAGGGTGCTAGATTTAGACTAAAAGTAACAACAATATAATGCATCTGTAtgactaaaaacaacaacactttaACTAATACACCCTGTCTGTACAAAATGgtaagaaattattattttaattgtagcAAAGCATGCCGGGAAACAAATAATCCGCCCAATCCAAAGCTGCAAACTCTTCAGAGTTAGACTTTTTggggattgtgatgttttggtgTGACTTCATTGAAACGAACAGCTCAAGTCATCTTTGAGTTTTGGTCCCCTTTTGAAATTGAGTTCTagtccaaaaacattaatttagATATAGATATGCTTTATGAGGCACACTGGCATGCACACAAAAGAAACAATGCGAAGCGAGGCGGGGGTGTCACTGCGAGGATGACCACGGCATGCTAACGCCTGACATAAGAGGACAAGATGGGAATGTGCCTGCCGGGGTATCTTTGCATGGCAATGTTTTCATGCAAACCTAAGGTACCGACCTAACAGGCGATGTTTCCCAATCAAAAAGAACAAATTGAAGCTGTGATTTGAATAGATTCAATAAGAGCCACTATGCGTCCACTATGATTAAATTACAAGGTTGTGTTAAcctgtggggcggcacggtggtcgagtggttagcgctcggagaccagggttcaattccaccctcggccatctctgtttgcatgttctccccgtgcatgcgtgggttttctccgggtactccggtttcctcccacattccaaaaacatgcttaaaaacatgttaattggcgactccaaattgtccataggtatgaatgtgagtgtgaatggttgtttgtctatatgtgccctgtgattggctggcaaccagtccagggtgtaccccgcctctcgcccgaagacagctgggatcgtgaggaaaaagcggtcgaaaatgaatgaatgaatgttaacctGTGCGCCTGCCGAGGTGCCAGCGAGGTTTCTCCGCCACGGGTGGTCCCCTAGTCCAACCCACCGGGGGGCAGTCTGACTCGCAAGGGGATGGCGACAGTGATGGGGACGGGTTGGCAAGGGACCTCAGTCCAAAGACCGAGGTGGCGGTCTCGTCCTCGTAGAGCTGCTTGGATGCAGGCTAAAAGAGAAGCAGATGAGCTGAGCTGAGATGAGAGGTTGTCCAAGGTGGTTTCCTTGTTTCTAACACAAAAGAACACAAACTAGAAATTCTACACAACATCATTGGAACACTTCAGAGCAAAGCAAATGTCCTCTTTTTGCTCATTTGGTGGAACATCACTGTCAGTTACAGAGGACAGAGGCCAACAGAAAGACGACAAAAGGAACACAAAGCGTCATCTGTCTTGAGGTCTTTAGGACAAATACAATGTTTTGTTAGGAACAAAAGTAAGGGGACATGTGGCGATTCCTCATGGAAGACTGATGTTTGACCTGAACCTGCATGCTCACCACCTCCTTTCTATTTAAtctcaaattgtatgtattatatatgcATATTCAAGCATATCTTCCTTAGCATAGCCAAGAAACTTAACTGCTGTCACAGGGAATTCCGACCCAAGTCGTCTCCAGGGACTCTCAAAGTCTAATTGAAATCAGCCCCATCAGGCATGAACTTAACAGAGCAATTTAACTGGCTCCTGGAGGAACAGCGTGCCAACGAAATCACCTCAAGGAGTCCATCAGGCTGCCATGGCGACAAAGAGTCACTCAGCAACTGACGTTCCCGAAATCCCGTCCGTCCTGGCTGGAAGGACACACGTCACTCATGTCTCTTTGTGCTATAAATTCCTAATCGAGATGTCACATTTCCATCTGGGAGACGCTAAATCATTTAGCCTGCtgagagtgtgaatgtgatGACGAACCTGAGCGGAGGCGGCAAAGCGTGCGTTGCTTTTTGGGGGGCGAGGGTGGCGAGGCTAGTGGATGTAACTTTAGCGAAAACTATTTTAGTCACATGAACACATTTGATTAGGTGATGCTCGTGTAGTTACCATGGGACGCATTGTCACTATCTATCTTCTATACATGCGGGTGACTTGATTGTCACACCTAATTAACAGTCTCCAATTAGCCGCATATGCATGTTGTTACAGGTCATGGGAGGAAACAGAAGAAAATTGataacatgcaatctccacacaaaaaattattatgcCACCATGCTGCCAATATCACACTCTATTTGCTCTGTGGCATCAAACACAGTTAAAACAGTGTTTCTTGTGTCAGGCTGAGGACACTTTAAGGACTttgcgtcacacacacacacacacacacaaaatcaacAATCCGACAGAATCAGATCCAAGGCATTCGAGAGTGACTCTGTTTACCAGGAAGATGAAGTCGGGCCGCTTGTTGCCGGGAGAGCCGGGGGAGTAAGAGACGGACGCGTCGTCGGAGCTCTGCGAGGGTGGATGGCGGAATGTCTGACCGGTCAACTTGGCGTCGTAGAGCTGCTCCTCAAAGTCTGTAAACATGGAAGTAACACGGCACACGTTAGCCTCGGATTCCTGCATTCCTGCACACAACAACCcaaacaaacacgcacacacacaaacacacacacacacacacaccgctctGCATCAGTTTACCTCCTGCAAGCCTCACCGCAAGACTCCGTTAGTGTCTCCTCGCTCTCACTTTCCCCTCAATAGCACCGCTTCCCTTTGCTCTGTGGCAGCTTAGACGACTCCCCCTCAGGCCATTGTAAACAGATTCCTAACCCCCGCCCCCTTCTCCTCTTTCcctacaacacacaaacactcccCCTCACAATCTGCCAGCCAATCCAttacccccaaaaaaacacactcctgACCCAGTCTCTACTCATCCCTAAAGCCCCTCTAACAGACCACTGGGTTAGACTTATATGGATTCcatagtggtggtggtggtggtgggggttgcTAGGTGACACAAGCAGAGTGGGCGGGCACCTCACAGGGATAACTTTTTGCTGCTGATGCATGCTTGAAAGTGGGAGGGACGGTGATTGGGAGAGGGGGGGGTAAAGGTATGCTGGTCACTCCGCCTCccacacacacttaaaaaagTACTCCTTCCCCTTTATCCAGACAGGCACTCATGCGTCACTGAAGTTCACATTGTTTGTTAGCatctcaggtttttttttaaacatcatgtAAGTATGCAGAGGAACTTCACTCACCGATGAACCCAAACATTCCCGACAATTAGCGCCCGGCTGTTGTCAAATGTGGGTCACTCTTTCTTCCGCAGAGGGGCTAAACCGCTGTGAACAATACCCctctttcatgtttttttccgcATACAGTTATTGTGTCAAGGCACACAATTGGCCTAATGGGTTGGTAGCACTGCAGTGTGTGCTCGGTTGTGACCCGGAATGACGTCCCAACAAGAATGGAGAGTTTAATGAGCACTctggaatcattcattcattcattttctaccgcttttccctcacgagggtcgtggggcatgctggagcctatcccagctgtctatgggcgagaggcggcgtacaccctggactggtggccagccaatcacagggcacatagagacaaacaaccattcacactcacattcatacctatggacaatttggagtcgccaattaacctagcatgtttttggaatgtgggaggaaaccggaaaacccacgcatgcacggggagaacatgcaaactccgagggtggaattgaactctggtctcctagctgtgaggtctgcacgctaaccactagaccgccgtgccgccccactctGAAATCACATCCATCCAATTTCACCTCCTATCAACACGTCATCAAACATGGCAAGTTGTTGCATCCAAATTAAAACACCACCTGAGCCCCCCCTTCCCCCAACCTTGGGTAACCCCTACAACATCTGTAAAGTACGATAagctacaaaaacaacaactagtCCTCTTCACCCAGCTCCTAATGACCCATTCGCTATTTTAACATTCACTCGTATAACAGAAGCGTTGCTGTTGTGTTGACCATTCAATACCACAAAGCATTAAAACAACTACAAAGGTCGTTCGAATGCCATGAATGGAGCTGGGGGGGGATCAGGTGGGTGGTGTGGGTTGCGTATCATGGCAAGAAAACGCTGCGGATCCGTCTGACAGCGAGCTTCATAAATATGGACTCTGTGCAAGAGTCGAAGGAGAGCAGTGAGAGAAAGAGGATGAATATTTCACTGAGATGGAGGGTGAGGATGGCCGAAGAGGGGAGCGCTTTGGCGTTATATAAGATC
Proteins encoded in this region:
- the nhsl2 gene encoding NHS-like protein 2 isoform X4, translated to MDGGGESGIGRMEDFEEQLYDAKLTGQTFRHPPSQSSDDASVSYSPGSPGNKRPDFIFLPASKQLYEDETATSVFGLRSLANPSPSLSPSPCESDCPPVGWTRGPPVAEKPRWHLGRRTGEGKFHGVDLLQHSTSPSPSPAEHFHQPRSLEPVTDTPHQSLALRKIHSDLDGSSPAENIVERPGSMDHSGLIFSNTPSTTWNGPKGSTFSPAEWNEPYNYSVKKGPAVPPKQHSIIGHTGGGPQEGVMLVSSGHLASSQSFSTTSDASGRRGHNTQGMSLAAVMMGRRSETEGATADGGRGAGGGCGGGEVGKGREMSARSIAAANAFKFRERSLSTPTDSGSFCFTEIGTDQSDGTLSSAGNGNVSIATEHQRQHHNFMGLGENYALLYPRGSSEDSASTTDTISVTASDYGTEGRLRMRSRSISLKKSKRKPPPPVRSVSLVKNLGKAEGRIHHGGALHRDGRPKSLHIPRDHFPDFQPDFLLPSSSCSSKSGTQHGEQGSRAGCDGPPNLEVHPPEREADVTFPPHWQLGDWKNNDPYRSLSGSSTATGTTVIECMKVRGSSESLDSPSTSRATSPSQLLTETDIKPSSPFKPPGLMSPSSGYSSQSETPTPTVPLSHAAGPGGVGSVGISGCKMRPKIPERKSSLPSPKDPAARSRLSFEMPGNAHLELSSIKPKQKASRRHSDTSTAAKPGKISPSSSQVLPVVTQNELKTIRLRSVSRGDLEDFPDGASDTIEEEQQCRDFGDDVSPPPTLPKPKPPVAVKPPLPKRPLNLLLKSPSPSSTPPLTLDSPPPSPVERPIPLGNIYKVMKKPKPKKAPPKSPASPSVIPDSNSLSTTHSMYDQCLFDLPPLPEPQPLLEDPVLEPEFDTGFQLGPEDGGSLPSPCSNQEAPELQDKSKTLPSRMTISCLAELSDKKKPKVPPPVPKKPCLLLLPSSVHPSSNGGTDRQTPQTGSPVGIPSPGGAFLLEDIPISPCAPEMSTHDENHLGLDALKESVLHSSLLDSSFAELEGKMAATGIGADESVSCDKTVLHIVEETDDDFLTSNTPAAHTTEDLFTIIHRSKRKVLGRKEPSDSFGSRQSLMSPVKQSADLRNLTMGSSQRSSSRNENFMALLQKKGSKSSGSGARVSAAELLKSTNPLARRVTEFSSGATSGSEGPEVESGGQGKPNDQ
- the nhsl2 gene encoding NHS-like protein 2 isoform X3; translation: MAVKLDLCSSTSGLEAEGARRGGSSSSSSRGNDANHGSSGGGRGGSGGGGGGGNGTAHFRSPWQQSVNVFGSWSRPECVEELHQQAQLNLQSLLQDFEEQLYDAKLTGQTFRHPPSQSSDDASVSYSPGSPGNKRPDFIFLPASKQLYEDETATSVFGLRSLANPSPSLSPSPCESDCPPVGWTRGPPVAEKPRWHLGRRTGEGKFHGVDLLQHSTSPSPSPAEHFHQPRSLEPVTDTPHQSLALRKIHSDLDGSSPAENIVERPGSMDHSGLIFSNTPSTTWNGPKGSTFSPAEWNEPYNYSVKKGPAVPPKQHSIIGHTGGGPQEGVMLVSSGHLASSQSFSTTSDASGRRGHNTQGMSLAAVMMGRRSETEGATADGGRGAGGGCGGGEVGKGREMSARSIAAANAFKFRERSLSTPTDSGSFCFTEIGTDQSDGTLSSAGNGNVSIATEHQRQHHNFMGLGENYALLYPRGSSEDSASTTDTISVTASDYGTEGRLRMRSRSISLKKSKRKPPPPVRSVSLVKNLGKAEGRIHHGGALHRDGRPKSLHIPRDHFPDFQPDFLLPSSSCSSKSGTQHGEQGSRAGCDGPPNLEVHPPEREADVTFPPHWQLGDWKNNDPYRSLSGSSTATGTTVIECMKVRGSSESLDSPSTSRATSPSQLLTETDIKPSSPFKPPGLMSPSSGYSSQSETPTPTVPLSHAAGPGGVGSVGISGCKMRPKIPERKSSLPSPKDPAARSRLSFEMPGNAHLELSSIKPKQKASRRHSDTSTAAKPGKISPSSSQVLPVVTQNELKTIRLRSVSRGDLEDFPDGASDTIEEEQQCRDFGDDVSPPPTLPKPKPPVAVKPPLPKRPLNLLLKSPSPSSTPPLTLDSPPPSPVERPIPLGNIYKVMKKPKPKKAPPKSPASPSVIPDSNSLSTTHSMYDQCLFDLPPLPEPQPLLEDPVLEPEFDTGFQLGPEDGGSLPSPCSNQEAPELQDKSKTLPSRMTISCLAELSDKKKPKVPPPVPKKPCLLLLPSSVHPSSNGGTDRQTPQTGSPVGIPSPGGAFLLEDIPISPCAPEMSTHDENHLGLDALKESVLHSSLLDSSFAELEGKMAATGIGADESVSCDKTVLHIVEETDDDFLTSNTPAAHTTEDLFTIIHRSKRKVLGRKEPSDSFGSRQSLMSPVKQSADLRNLTMGSSQRSSSRNENFMALLQKKGSKSSGSGARVSAAELLKSTNPLARRVTEFSSGATSGSEGPEVESGGQGKPNDQ
- the nhsl2 gene encoding NHS-like protein 2 isoform X1 translates to MPFCKRTVLPRDVCKPGVGGEGRLQQTFGDLADVCAFTLASVLCQLSDLSRHSVGILEELEGELVSVCRRSGALEVRVGRLRRCVAEMVSKPPPRSTSGLEAEGARRGGSSSSSSRGNDANHGSSGGGRGGSGGGGGGGNGTAHFRSPWQQSVNVFGSWSRPECVEELHQQAQLNLQSLLQDFEEQLYDAKLTGQTFRHPPSQSSDDASVSYSPGSPGNKRPDFIFLPASKQLYEDETATSVFGLRSLANPSPSLSPSPCESDCPPVGWTRGPPVAEKPRWHLGRRTGEGKFHGVDLLQHSTSPSPSPAEHFHQPRSLEPVTDTPHQSLALRKIHSDLDGSSPAENIVERPGSMDHSGLIFSNTPSTTWNGPKGSTFSPAEWNEPYNYSVKKGPAVPPKQHSIIGHTGGGPQEGVMLVSSGHLASSQSFSTTSDASGRRGHNTQGMSLAAVMMGRRSETEGATADGGRGAGGGCGGGEVGKGREMSARSIAAANAFKFRERSLSTPTDSGSFCFTEIGTDQSDGTLSSAGNGNVSIATEHQRQHHNFMGLGENYALLYPRGSSEDSASTTDTISVTASDYGTEGRLRMRSRSISLKKSKRKPPPPVRSVSLVKNLGKAEGRIHHGGALHRDGRPKSLHIPRDHFPDFQPDFLLPSSSCSSKSGTQHGEQGSRAGCDGPPNLEVHPPEREADVTFPPHWQLGDWKNNDPYRSLSGSSTATGTTVIECMKVRGSSESLDSPSTSRATSPSQLLTETDIKPSSPFKPPGLMSPSSGYSSQSETPTPTVPLSHAAGPGGVGSVGISGCKMRPKIPERKSSLPSPKDPAARSRLSFEMPGNAHLELSSIKPKQKASRRHSDTSTAAKPGKISPSSSQVLPVVTQNELKTIRLRSVSRGDLEDFPDGASDTIEEEQQCRDFGDDVSPPPTLPKPKPPVAVKPPLPKRPLNLLLKSPSPSSTPPLTLDSPPPSPVERPIPLGNIYKVMKKPKPKKAPPKSPASPSVIPDSNSLSTTHSMYDQCLFDLPPLPEPQPLLEDPVLEPEFDTGFQLGPEDGGSLPSPCSNQEAPELQDKSKTLPSRMTISCLAELSDKKKPKVPPPVPKKPCLLLLPSSVHPSSNGGTDRQTPQTGSPVGIPSPGGAFLLEDIPISPCAPEMSTHDENHLGLDALKESVLHSSLLDSSFAELEGKMAATGIGADESVSCDKTVLHIVEETDDDFLTSNTPAAHTTEDLFTIIHRSKRKVLGRKEPSDSFGSRQSLMSPVKQSADLRNLTMGSSQRSSSRNENFMALLQKKGSKSSGSGARVSAAELLKSTNPLARRVTEFSSGATSGSEGPEVESGGQGKPNDQ
- the nhsl2 gene encoding NHS-like protein 2 isoform X2, coding for MFWDRKNSMGNSQKRPKGRHRPKSATATSGLEAEGARRGGSSSSSSRGNDANHGSSGGGRGGSGGGGGGGNGTAHFRSPWQQSVNVFGSWSRPECVEELHQQAQLNLQSLLQDFEEQLYDAKLTGQTFRHPPSQSSDDASVSYSPGSPGNKRPDFIFLPASKQLYEDETATSVFGLRSLANPSPSLSPSPCESDCPPVGWTRGPPVAEKPRWHLGRRTGEGKFHGVDLLQHSTSPSPSPAEHFHQPRSLEPVTDTPHQSLALRKIHSDLDGSSPAENIVERPGSMDHSGLIFSNTPSTTWNGPKGSTFSPAEWNEPYNYSVKKGPAVPPKQHSIIGHTGGGPQEGVMLVSSGHLASSQSFSTTSDASGRRGHNTQGMSLAAVMMGRRSETEGATADGGRGAGGGCGGGEVGKGREMSARSIAAANAFKFRERSLSTPTDSGSFCFTEIGTDQSDGTLSSAGNGNVSIATEHQRQHHNFMGLGENYALLYPRGSSEDSASTTDTISVTASDYGTEGRLRMRSRSISLKKSKRKPPPPVRSVSLVKNLGKAEGRIHHGGALHRDGRPKSLHIPRDHFPDFQPDFLLPSSSCSSKSGTQHGEQGSRAGCDGPPNLEVHPPEREADVTFPPHWQLGDWKNNDPYRSLSGSSTATGTTVIECMKVRGSSESLDSPSTSRATSPSQLLTETDIKPSSPFKPPGLMSPSSGYSSQSETPTPTVPLSHAAGPGGVGSVGISGCKMRPKIPERKSSLPSPKDPAARSRLSFEMPGNAHLELSSIKPKQKASRRHSDTSTAAKPGKISPSSSQVLPVVTQNELKTIRLRSVSRGDLEDFPDGASDTIEEEQQCRDFGDDVSPPPTLPKPKPPVAVKPPLPKRPLNLLLKSPSPSSTPPLTLDSPPPSPVERPIPLGNIYKVMKKPKPKKAPPKSPASPSVIPDSNSLSTTHSMYDQCLFDLPPLPEPQPLLEDPVLEPEFDTGFQLGPEDGGSLPSPCSNQEAPELQDKSKTLPSRMTISCLAELSDKKKPKVPPPVPKKPCLLLLPSSVHPSSNGGTDRQTPQTGSPVGIPSPGGAFLLEDIPISPCAPEMSTHDENHLGLDALKESVLHSSLLDSSFAELEGKMAATGIGADESVSCDKTVLHIVEETDDDFLTSNTPAAHTTEDLFTIIHRSKRKVLGRKEPSDSFGSRQSLMSPVKQSADLRNLTMGSSQRSSSRNENFMALLQKKGSKSSGSGARVSAAELLKSTNPLARRVTEFSSGATSGSEGPEVESGGQGKPNDQ